The following coding sequences lie in one Musa acuminata AAA Group cultivar baxijiao chromosome BXJ3-1, Cavendish_Baxijiao_AAA, whole genome shotgun sequence genomic window:
- the LOC103992007 gene encoding uncharacterized protein LOC103992007 yields the protein MDVRGVDADICDGIKPSAVPDTKDEGLSDEEGEDRETDSLLTSSSVNGGLEGKQQKSSRRKVQWNDRNGNKLVEVLEFEPSDSSDSEDDSSNNISTMEKLITCCFRLCYCLGS from the exons ATGGATGTGCGTGGAGTGGACGCTGATATCTGCGATGGAATCAAGCCGTCAGCTGTTCCGGATACCAAGGACGAGGGACTTTCTGATGAGGAGGGGGAGGACAGGGAGACGGACTCTCTTCTAACGTCATCGTCTGTGAATGGAGGCTTAGAAGGAAAGCAGCAGAAGAGTTCGAGGAGGAAAGTCCAGTGGAATGATCGCAATGGCAACAAGCTCGTCGAAGTGCTGGAATTCGAGCCAAG TGATTCAAGCGACTCAGAGGATGA CTCCAGCAACAATATCTCGACTATGGAGAAGCTGATTACTTGTTGCTTTCGATTGTGCTATTGCCTGGGTTCCTGA